The DNA sequence ACATCCTCGATAATTCTGCCTTTTTAGAAGAGCTTGTGGCTCCAGACAGGTTGAGACCTTTAGAAGCAGAATCACTCCTCGGGATCCCACTGGTACTTCTTGGCAAACCACTGTGCTTAGTTGGATTTTGCTGTCCTAAGTGTCTCCCGGTATTTGTATATGCCATTCTCCCTGAACCTGATGACTTAGTTGAAGATGTGCTTGGTGAAGATGTTCGGGGTAACTGAGATAACTTATTAGATGGACTGATACCACTTCTTCCAGGTGAAACGGAGGTACGACCAGGGGATTGCATAGGTCTGGTTAAAGGTTGTTGAGCTGGTCTAGAAGGCGTGGAGTCTCTTGAGCCAGATCTAGAAGAGGCTTTGCTTGATCCTCCTTGAGAGCTTGGCTGCCTACTGGTTAGGCTAGGGTCTGATTTAACAGTTATTTTCGTGTTACGAGGTGAACTGCCAGAGTTCTGCCCTTGCACAGTTTTTGAGGCAGCTCCTCTAGGTGGTGTCTTCTTGGGAACTGGACTAGTGCTGGGTGAACTGCTTCTGACGCCTGGAACATGAGTCACTGTCCTTCCACGGGAGATTATGGGAGCCTGAGCATGCCTCTGCTGAGAAGAAACACAGTCAAGGTTTGTCCGTGGCTTTCCTGTTATAAGACTTTTATAAACTTTCTTACCCCCTTTGAGGCGTTTAGCTTCATCCTCATTCTTTTTTGATTCCGAAGTGCTCTTTTCCCCTGGTTTCAAAATTCTGGGGCCTTTGCTGGAAGATACTTTTTCTTCTTGATCCTCAGCAAGATGAAAAGGAGATCCGATTGAAATACCAGACTTTAAAGACAAGATTGAATCAGAATCTGAAGAGCCTTGCCTTGAAAAGCTAGCAGCTGCTTGGTGCAAACTGCTCACTATAGAATTGGCACCTTCTTGAATAGCCTTCCAATCAAAAGATTCAGAATCTGGTGAAAGAGCTTGCTCTGAAATAGGACTATGCGTGTCAGTGAGATCCTGTATTAGATCAGGCTCTTCTGCCAAAATGCCACCCATACttttatcatcatcatccagTCCACAGTCATCTCCTTTATTTCTAagtgtctctctcttcttttttggcATAGCAGAGGTAATGCATTCTTGCAGAAGATCGTCCTCAGAATCAATGCTGAGAGAACTAAGTGAACTATTTCttgaaaaacagacaggagTATCTTCAACATGAAAGGCTTTTGGGGCATAACCAGACGCTTGTGGTTTAGGTGCTTCCATCGGAGTTGCATTTTCTTTCTGATGGACAtctttgttgttattttcttgGTCAATGTCACTCAATGAACTAAGAGATGAATTTCTAGAAAAGCACACTGGTGTGTCTTCAATGGAAAAGTTCTGCTTCTCATCAGAGACAGATCCTGCATTTTCTTTGGATGACTGTGGAAAACATCCTTGTTTCTGAAGAGGTTTTGAAGGAGCTGTTTGAAACGTATGTGAATAGTTGGCACCAGTGTTTCTAAGAGGCTGCCTACAGGTACTTTTTGTTTGAGTTTTCCCTTGATACTTTTCTTTTTGGAGTTCAGCCTTTTCTTTTGAGAAATCAAGATCATCATCTTCAAAGTCTAATGAGCTCAAGGAATCATTACGGGAAAAGCAATAGGGAGTGCCCTCTATTGGTGTGTAATGGTGAGGTGAATCAAACGTAAAACCAGGGCGCACTCTCTCATTGATATTTTGAGGCTTATCTGACACTTCTCGGGAGATGACATTTCGATCCTGTTTTTTGGCATCATTGATTTTATCAGGGTATGATGCCCCAGAGGCAAAACTACTTGTAGGCTCGGGCCGCTTAATCATTCTTGCTTTATATTCACTACTTTGTGGCATCGGCTTTACAGGGGATGTGGGCTTCTTCTTTTCAATTTCTTGTTGGACTAGACTACCTGAAGATGTAGGTGGGTGCTGCACTTGATCAGTCATCTTTGTCACTCTAAAGGGCTTATGCGTTTTGCCTTTTGGCATAGCAGAACTGATGCACTCTGCAAGAATATCATCTCCTTCATTTTTCTCATCCAATGCAGACATTCTAGCAGTGGGACTTTTTCCAAAATCCTTGCCTTGTGTGCTTTTTCCCTCTGGAAAGGTGTCTCTCCTTTGAATAAAGGTTTCTGCACCTGGAGCCAAGTTATCAATATTTGCTAACTCATTAGGAGGAGAATCAATAGTAAGATCACTGAGAGAAGTTGCAGTTGAAAAATTAATGGGGGTTCCCTCAACACAATAAATTCTTGGCATGTCTTCCCCATGGGTAAAGCTAACATGTTTCTGTGGCTGCCCTCGATTTTGTGAAGGAGGTAATTTATATACAGGAAGCTGACTGGGTTTACGGGCTACTGGCGGAGGTATTCTTGAAATGGATGAAGGAGACtgcttttttggttttctaGAGGACTTTGTTGGCATAGCTGAGTTTATGCAAGCTTCCAGTatttcattatcatcatcatcagaatcATCTAGTATGTCTTTTTCTGGATCACTGGATAACTTAGACAAGTCTTGACTCTTGGTTTCTGTAGTGTCATCTTTCTCAGGCTCACCCTCATTCCCATCTTCTTGAACAGGTGGCATAATTTGAAGCTCGATATCTTTTGGAATGAAGGGTTCATCCAGGCTCAGTGCACTCAAGCTTGAAGCACAAGAGAATCCATCAGGGGTACTCTCTGTGGCAAAATGCAAAAGTGTATCATTTTCTGGAAGTACTTGGACCTTCTGAACAGCAGAATTCACTTCTGCATGTCTTGGAGCCAAACTCCTCTTTTCGATGTGAGGCAGAACTTtcaatttctgtttcatttggGATTGATGTGGAGGTGGTGGAGTTTTACTTCTGCTTGGAGGCATCGTTTGCCCAGGGCTGTCAGGAAGATCACTTGGACTAATGATTCCACTGACCATACCACTAAAAGGTTCACTCTGTACTGAACTTGCAATAGAATGACTCTCAAAACTGTCAAGGGAGCTCACTGAAGTACACCTGCTGAACATGAGAGGCGTCTCTTGAACATAATGTTCTGGAGGACTTTTAGGAGTCTGTGCACCACTTTTGGATGGAGATTTAGCACCAGATGAAAATTCCACAGCTTTGTGTCTCGAACCATCTGAAATAGAACCCTGAATTCTCTGTGGCTTCATTCGGATATACTGAGTAGTTGTCTGGCTCTCAGTTGTACGCTGGTCTGCAACAGTGCCAGACTCTTTATCAGCAATCGGTAGAGTTGGGTAGTTATTTACAGTGTTTATGGATTGATTATGACCTTCAATTTCATCTTCAGATGACAAAGAGGATAAGGAACTACCTCGAGAGAAGCAAATTGGTGTATCTTCCACACAGTATGTCTGTAGTGTTTCTTGATTAATGGAAGGAGCCTTACATGACGAAGTCTTCTGGAGTACCCGAACTGGTCCAGACCGTGTCTGAGTAGAAGATGGTTGAAGCTGCTTTTGTCTATTGGAATTTTTTAGTGATGCTATGGAGGTTGTTGTGCCAATCTGGGTTAGATGATCTTTTGCTGAACTTTTAGAAGAAGGTGACTTTGAATGGCGGAAGATGGCCTTTTTTGCAGGGGTTTCAGAATATTTCAAACTGTAGTCAATTGGCTGTTCGACATGGTGTTCATCACTGTATTTCATGCTGTAATTTGTTAACTGGTCCTCATCAAGTTGCTCTTCTTCTGAATATGTCTCACTGTAATTAGCTGGCTTTTCATCACTATAATCCTCAACAGGGCACGTAGCCTGGTTAGCATTTTTATTAGTTCCATGACTAGAACTGCCTCGACTTTGCTCTGAGCTATTGGAACTCCTTGACCTGAACCCTCCAGAATGCTCAGGCTGTACAAACCTAGGCTGGTAtttcttgtgtttttcctcagcatcactgttgttttctgtgtaccTTGGATAACCAGGGCTATGAGATTGTGCGGGTTTCTGATCTGACCTTTTGATGTCATCCTCAAGATGTTTAGGTCGTGCCCACCTTTCATTCTGACTGGGACTCTGCCGACCAGAATTCAGCTGTTCATCCGAGTACTTCAAACTGTAATTTATTGGCGTGTCCAGATCGCCATCATCATCTTCCATATGATTGGCACTGTGTATCTTGTGGGCCAGATCAGCAGGATATTTTCGGTAAATGCAACATTTCCCTTCATCTTCAGAGTAGGAGTCAATTGAGGGTTTCATCTGACCTCTTTTGCCATAGCCATCACTGCTGTTAACACTGTTCAGACTGTCATTTGATGCCCTGTATTCCATTTTTGGCATTGGACACTTTCTGCTAGGGTGCTCTGGCTTGCTGAAGTTGAACGCATTTGAATGAGTGTGAATAACAGAAGTACGTCTAATGCCACTCATTTCATCCTCCACACAATGCTTGCCTTGTTGCGTAGTCCCACCACTTCTGTCATCTTGGCCTATGTGCATGCTTTGCACTTCTTCCATTACCTTGGCAATCTGGGCTGCAGTTGATATTGGCATCCCCATTCTCTTGGAAGGGTCATCTGAGGGGTGGAACCCCCCAGCTACGCCACCTCTCCTTTCTCTGTCAAGACTCTGGTCTTTCTCAGCCCTGAAACTTTCTCTGGATGAGCTGGAG is a window from the Anguilla rostrata isolate EN2019 chromosome 14, ASM1855537v3, whole genome shotgun sequence genome containing:
- the apc gene encoding adenomatous polyposis coli protein isoform X4 encodes the protein MRLSLRSVACSDRHAFIVEVLKQLQGSIEEESIESSGQNDLLERLKEMNLDPSGFPAVKMRPKAPTRYDSREGSASGRSGDSSPVPTGSFPRRGVVNGGRESTGYLEELEKERALLLAELEKEEKEKDWYYAQLQNLTKRIDSLPLTENFSLQTDMTRRQLEYEARQIRAAMEEQLGTCQDMERGKVARVARIQQIEKDMLRIRQHLQSHPGESEKTSQSKHETASLDGERPSDGAPASSSTCAAAPGCGQGSSSRMDHETSSDMSCGSSFSVPRRLTSHLGTKVTEDSKLQVEMVYSLLSMLGTHDKDDMSRTLLAMSSSQDSCIAMRQSGCLPLLIQLLHGNDKDSVLLGNSRGSKEARARASAALHNIIHSQPDDKRGRREIRVLHLLEQIRAYCETCWEWQETHERGVDQDKNPMPSPVEHQICPAVCVLMKLSFDEEHRHAMNELGGLQAIGELLQVDCEIYGLTSDHYSVTLRRYAGMALTNLTFGDVANKATLCSMKGCMRAMVAQLKSESEDLQQVIASVLRNLSWRADVNSKKTLREVGSVKALMECALDVKKESTLKSVLSALWNLSAHCTENKADICAVEGALAFLVSTLTYRSQTNTLAIIESGGGILRNVSSLIATNEDHRQILRENNCLQTLLQHLKSHSLTIVSNACGTLWNLSARNTKDQESLWEMGAISMLKNLIHSKHKMIAMGSAAALRNLMANRPAKYKDANIMSPGSSLPSLHVRKQKALIEELDAQHLSETFDNIDNLSPKAHHRSKPRHKQNMYSEYVLEPSRHNDDGVCRAESFNSKNLTVLSPYMNTPVLSSSSRESFRAEKDQSLDRERRGGVAGGFHPSDDPSKRMGMPISTAAQIAKVMEEVQSMHIGQDDRSGGTTQQGKHCVEDEMSGIRRTSVIHTHSNAFNFSKPEHPSRKCPMPKMEYRASNDSLNSVNSSDGYGKRGQMKPSIDSYSEDEGKCCIYRKYPADLAHKIHSANHMEDDDGDLDTPINYSLKYSDEQLNSGRQSPSQNERWARPKHLEDDIKRSDQKPAQSHSPGYPRYTENNSDAEEKHKKYQPRFVQPEHSGGFRSRSSNSSEQSRGSSSHGTNKNANQATCPVEDYSDEKPANYSETYSEEEQLDEDQLTNYSMKYSDEHHVEQPIDYSLKYSETPAKKAIFRHSKSPSSKSSAKDHLTQIGTTTSIASLKNSNRQKQLQPSSTQTRSGPVRVLQKTSSCKAPSINQETLQTYCVEDTPICFSRGSSLSSLSSEDEIEGHNQSINTVNNYPTLPIADKESGTVADQRTTESQTTTQYIRMKPQRIQGSISDGSRHKAVEFSSGAKSPSKSGAQTPKSPPEHYVQETPLMFSRCTSVSSLDSFESHSIASSVQSEPFSGMVSGIISPSDLPDSPGQTMPPSRSKTPPPPHQSQMKQKLKVLPHIEKRSLAPRHAEVNSAVQKVQVLPENDTLLHFATESTPDGFSCASSLSALSLDEPFIPKDIELQIMPPVQEDGNEGEPEKDDTTETKSQDLSKLSSDPEKDILDDSDDDDNEILEACINSAMPTKSSRKPKKQSPSSISRIPPPVARKPSQLPVYKLPPSQNRGQPQKHVSFTHGEDMPRIYCVEGTPINFSTATSLSDLTIDSPPNELANIDNLAPGAETFIQRRDTFPEGKSTQGKDFGKSPTARMSALDEKNEGDDILAECISSAMPKGKTHKPFRVTKMTDQVQHPPTSSGSLVQQEIEKKKPTSPVKPMPQSSEYKARMIKRPEPTSSFASGASYPDKINDAKKQDRNVISREVSDKPQNINERVRPGFTFDSPHHYTPIEGTPYCFSRNDSLSSLDFEDDDLDFSKEKAELQKEKYQGKTQTKSTCRQPLRNTGANYSHTFQTAPSKPLQKQGCFPQSSKENAGSVSDEKQNFSIEDTPVCFSRNSSLSSLSDIDQENNNKDVHQKENATPMEAPKPQASGYAPKAFHVEDTPVCFSRNSSLSSLSIDSEDDLLQECITSAMPKKKRETLRNKGDDCGLDDDDKSMGGILAEEPDLIQDLTDTHSPISEQALSPDSESFDWKAIQEGANSIVSSLHQAAASFSRQGSSDSDSILSLKSGISIGSPFHLAEDQEEKVSSSKGPRILKPGEKSTSESKKNEDEAKRLKGGKKVYKSLITGKPRTNLDCVSSQQRHAQAPIISRGRTVTHVPGVRSSSPSTSPVPKKTPPRGAASKTVQGQNSGSSPRNTKITVKSDPSLTSRQPSSQGGSSKASSRSGSRDSTPSRPAQQPLTRPMQSPGRTSVSPGRSGISPSNKLSQLPRTSSPSTSSTKSSGSGRMAYTNTGRHLGQQNPTKHSGLPRSTSGIPRSDSASKGLNLSGATSSSKKAELSRMSSTKSSGSESDRSEKPALVRQSTFIKEAPSPTLKRKLEESASLESLSPSSRPVSPNQSQSETPVSSPSLPDMSLTLPYQDSCWRKSPQSQNSSENGDGRTQRRHDIARSHSESPSRLPVNRSGTWKRENSKLSSSLPRVGTWKRTGSSSSILSASSESSEKARSEDERQTLSPPEIPVHSKDGHHPLKGTWRKMRDNEIAHESQDSSCEADSKPMLHQVIPTVSKTEDVWVRIEDCPINNPRSGKSPTSNTPPVIDSVIDKVPAADLEVKESIHKQSKVNENCLTTACTLVSENNLNLLRSEALDNKGVDVKPALNSQNATSETHEIPVVERTPFSSSNSSKHSSPSGAVAARVTPFNYNPSPRKSSADSITARPSQIPTPATSSSKKRDSKGESAEPSGSYIVTSV